Proteins encoded together in one Porites lutea chromosome 2, jaPorLute2.1, whole genome shotgun sequence window:
- the LOC140928634 gene encoding zinc finger CCHC domain-containing protein 24-like has protein sequence MVFPHPKQEFSGMSAVLSTSLFSHPTSNYQNYFFTNAENEKNFYKSSKLESDFDLEIFSTDLYQNLEELDPSLFIDDQHSWSLDDEDELSSLAVQLRNTLLLQKQRKRLKRPPEGYLCHLCFCKGHYIKDCPQARPKGEGLTPYQGKKRCFGEFKCPLCKRKWMSGNSWANTGQQCIKCYINVYPHKQRPLDKPDGLDVSDQTKEHPQDLCEKCKGLGYYCRRAQQS, from the exons ATGGTCTTCCCCCATCCCAAACAAGAATTCTCCGGAATGTCCGCAGTCTTATCCACTTCATTATTTTCGCATCCAACGAGTAACTACCAGAATTATTTCTTCACTAACGCGGAAAATGAGAAG AATTTCTACAAATCATCAAAGCTCGAGTCCGACTTCGACCTGGAGATTTTCTCCACGGATTTATACCAAAACCTCGAAGAACTGGACCCGTCACTGTTCATAGATGATCAGCATTCGTGGTCTCTGGATGATGAGGACGAATTGTCAAGCCTTGCTGTGCAATTGAGGAACACTTTACTTCTTCAAAAGCAGAGGAAACGGCTTAAACGTCCCCCGGAAGGGTATCTATGTCACTTGTGTTTCTGCAAGGGGCATTATATCAAAGATTGCCCTCAG gccagaCCAAAAGGCGAAGGTCTTACACCATATCAAGGAAAGAAGAGATGCTTTGGAGAATTCAAATGTCCTTTGTGTAAACGCAAGTGGATGAGTGGTAACAGCTGGGCTAACACAGGTCAACAATGTATCAAGTGCTACATCAACGTGTACCCACACAAGCAGAGACCGCTGGACAAACCTGATGGGCTCGACGTATCGGATCAAACTAAAGAGCATCCGCAGGATCTGTGTGAGAAATGCAAGGGGCTTGGGTACTACTGTCGTAGGGCTCAACAGAGTTGA